Proteins from a genomic interval of Syntrophomonadaceae bacterium:
- a CDS encoding molybdopterin-dependent oxidoreductase has protein sequence MKKRGVGMASIFYGTGYGNGFPDVSRAFVEIHPSGTATIRTGAVDCGQGSSTVFAIIAAEVLGLRVEDVTVITADTRITPDTGTTAATRQTYNTGNAVGQAAAEALKPLLQLAQRELKVNTLDGLVPRDGFVQVKGFPAKRIALRELAALAWAEGRQPVGEGIFTAHTTKLDPETGQGAPYWPYAFATHIAEVEVDTNTGVVEVLRIVAAHDVGRAVYRAGVEGQIGGGVAQGTGYALIEEVNLDQGRIQNPSFAKYLIPTVMDVPELETIIVEAAEPSGPYGAKGIGEPAIIPVAPAILNAIYNAVGVRITELPATPEKILQALKSKQNRGEAS, from the coding sequence ATGAAAAAGCGGGGTGTTGGCATGGCCTCCATCTTTTACGGCACTGGCTATGGCAACGGTTTTCCTGATGTCTCCCGGGCATTTGTAGAAATCCACCCGAGTGGGACAGCGACAATAAGGACCGGGGCAGTGGACTGCGGCCAGGGTTCCAGCACCGTTTTTGCCATTATTGCAGCCGAGGTGCTCGGCCTTCGGGTAGAGGACGTGACCGTAATTACTGCTGATACCAGGATTACCCCCGATACCGGGACTACTGCCGCCACCCGCCAAACCTATAACACCGGCAATGCCGTAGGCCAAGCGGCGGCAGAAGCCTTGAAACCCTTATTGCAATTAGCGCAAAGAGAGCTAAAGGTGAACACCCTGGATGGCCTGGTGCCGCGAGACGGATTTGTTCAGGTGAAGGGTTTCCCCGCCAAAAGGATTGCTCTCCGTGAACTGGCGGCCCTGGCTTGGGCTGAGGGCCGGCAGCCGGTGGGAGAAGGGATCTTTACGGCCCATACCACGAAACTGGATCCGGAAACAGGGCAGGGGGCTCCCTATTGGCCCTATGCCTTTGCCACCCATATTGCGGAGGTGGAGGTAGATACGAATACCGGTGTAGTAGAAGTGTTGCGGATAGTGGCGGCCCACGATGTAGGCCGGGCCGTATACCGGGCCGGCGTGGAGGGTCAGATTGGCGGGGGTGTGGCCCAAGGAACAGGCTATGCCTTGATTGAGGAGGTTAATCTGGACCAGGGCCGCATCCAGAACCCTTCTTTTGCAAAATATCTGATCCCAACTGTGATGGATGTGCCTGAGTTAGAAACCATTATCGTCGAAGCGGCAGAACCAAGCGGTCCTTACGGGGCCAAAGGGATCGGCGAGCCAGCCATAATCCCTGTTGCCCCGGCGATTCTAAACGCTATTTATAACGCTGTTGGTGTGCGGATAACGGAGTTGCCGGCTACACCGGAAAAAATCCTGCAGGCATTGAAATCCAAACAGAACCGAGGTGAAGCTTCCTGA